One region of Aminobacterium colombiense DSM 12261 genomic DNA includes:
- a CDS encoding type II TA system antitoxin MqsA family protein — protein sequence MLKYECSKCGRTFSKKILRAFTKIFEIKGEKIKVSSNIHFCPYCNEPIGDKLYAALLDKAYEEYRKRNDLMSAADVVDIRKRYKLSQSLFARSLGIGEASLQRYEKGSIPNQSVHTILELAKNPDSYLQILNQHKSLMSVADYEKVKSAIISAMETSIDCSSEKARYLECEICGTDKQPNLLNGFQAFSLEKLKWVVVYLLSKMGERVSYLKLNKLLFYCDFYAFKTLTRSITGLQYVNMQYGPVPGGAFSYTIYEYLNEVGALDIDIIECEDEKTQHWILLPQNSSHCGLLSEQEKKLIDEVLEALGPLKGKELTNLSHEEIAYTKTSNKQKISYEYALDLKAI from the coding sequence ATGCTTAAATATGAATGTTCGAAATGTGGGCGAACTTTCTCAAAGAAAATTTTAAGAGCATTCACAAAAATATTTGAAATAAAAGGGGAAAAAATTAAGGTTAGTTCCAATATCCATTTTTGCCCTTATTGCAATGAGCCTATTGGCGACAAGCTCTACGCTGCTTTGCTTGACAAAGCATACGAAGAGTATAGGAAGAGAAATGATCTTATGTCTGCTGCTGATGTTGTGGATATTCGAAAGCGTTATAAATTATCACAATCGCTTTTTGCGCGTTCTCTTGGTATTGGAGAAGCTTCTCTTCAGAGATATGAAAAAGGTTCTATTCCAAACCAATCGGTACATACTATTTTAGAGTTAGCGAAAAACCCAGATTCCTATTTACAAATTTTAAACCAACATAAATCTCTAATGTCTGTGGCAGACTACGAAAAAGTAAAAAGCGCTATTATTAGTGCAATGGAAACTAGCATTGATTGTTCTTCTGAGAAGGCTAGGTATTTGGAGTGTGAAATTTGTGGGACTGATAAACAACCTAATTTATTAAATGGATTTCAGGCGTTTTCTCTTGAAAAGCTCAAGTGGGTCGTAGTTTATCTTCTCTCTAAGATGGGGGAAAGGGTATCATATTTGAAACTGAATAAACTCTTATTCTACTGTGACTTTTATGCCTTTAAAACCTTAACTCGCTCTATTACAGGGCTTCAGTATGTTAATATGCAATATGGCCCTGTTCCTGGAGGAGCATTCAGTTACACGATATATGAATATTTAAATGAAGTTGGTGCCTTAGATATCGATATAATTGAATGTGAGGATGAAAAAACTCAACATTGGATTTTGCTTCCTCAAAATTCTTCGCATTGTGGTCTTTTGTCTGAGCAAGAAAAGAAACTTATTGATGAGGTTTTAGAGGCGTTGGGCCCTCTAAAAGGGAAAGAGTTAACTAACCTATCACATGAAGAAATTGCTTATACTAAGACTTCTAATAAACAAAAAATATCATATGAATATGCACTTGATTTAAAAGCTATCTAA
- a CDS encoding aspartate/glutamate racemase family protein codes for MKKSIGILGGISLASTIQYYKTITDLYYERNKDYYYPEMVIKSLDFQYFTDLENERRTEEYIDYIVKGIKSLESAGADFAIMAANSPHSVFDKVVEKVELPIISIVETTAKKAVELNLKKVLLTGIKYTMQGRFYQDGLEKYDIEVITPTENHQDEINSIIFQELVINRFSEKTRSRMLEIISSYNVEGVILGCTELPLLLNQEHSHLKLLDTLTLHAKAALEFSLAA; via the coding sequence ATGAAGAAAAGTATTGGAATACTTGGAGGAATAAGCTTAGCGTCCACAATACAATATTACAAAACGATCACTGATTTGTATTATGAACGGAACAAGGACTATTATTACCCCGAAATGGTTATCAAGAGCTTAGATTTTCAATACTTTACTGACCTTGAGAATGAAAGAAGAACTGAAGAATACATCGACTACATAGTTAAAGGAATCAAATCATTAGAAAGTGCAGGAGCCGATTTTGCAATTATGGCAGCAAATTCTCCCCATTCAGTTTTTGATAAGGTCGTAGAAAAAGTTGAACTCCCGATAATAAGCATAGTTGAAACGACAGCAAAAAAAGCAGTTGAGCTCAACCTTAAAAAGGTTTTACTAACTGGGATTAAATACACTATGCAGGGGAGATTTTATCAAGATGGGCTTGAAAAATACGATATTGAAGTGATAACACCAACGGAAAATCATCAAGACGAGATAAATTCAATTATATTTCAAGAACTGGTGATTAATAGATTTTCAGAAAAGACCAGATCCAGAATGCTGGAAATTATTAGTAGTTATAATGTTGAAGGAGTTATTTTGGGATGTACCGAACTCCCATTGTTGTTAAATCAGGAACACTCTCATCTAAAGCTGTTGGATACATTAACATTACATGCTAAAGCTGCTTTGGAATTTTCGCTAGCTGCTTGA
- a CDS encoding C-GCAxxG-C-C family protein, with amino-acid sequence MEAKDLELLQVKASELAAKYEREYGGCSQCVLAAIKETIGGISDDVFKAATGLSGGIGLTGNSCGALTGGVMALSCHLGRDYAHFSDPGGERFKSFRLADKLQSKFEEEFGTSECKGIQTKIMGRSFDLRIPDEKAAFLEAGGHDDKCPSVCAKAAAYVIEILHEENLI; translated from the coding sequence ATGGAAGCAAAGGACCTCGAACTGTTACAAGTTAAAGCTTCTGAACTGGCAGCGAAATATGAGCGAGAATATGGCGGCTGTTCCCAGTGTGTGCTTGCCGCCATAAAGGAAACTATTGGTGGAATTAGTGATGATGTGTTTAAGGCTGCGACTGGTTTGTCCGGTGGCATAGGGCTGACAGGCAATTCATGCGGTGCTCTTACAGGCGGTGTAATGGCATTGAGTTGTCATCTTGGCCGTGATTATGCTCATTTTTCTGATCCTGGCGGAGAACGTTTCAAAAGCTTCCGTTTAGCAGATAAACTACAGAGTAAATTTGAAGAGGAATTCGGAACTTCAGAGTGTAAAGGCATTCAAACAAAAATAATGGGCAGATCCTTTGATTTAAGGATTCCTGATGAAAAGGCCGCTTTTTTAGAAGCTGGCGGTCATGATGACAAGTGCCCGTCAGTTTGTGCTAAGGCAGCAGCTTATGTAATTGAAATCCTGCACGAAGAAAACCTGATTTAG
- a CDS encoding (deoxy)nucleoside triphosphate pyrophosphohydrolase, whose product MSERKKVTAAVIFKNGKVLVAQRSPESSLPNKWEFPGGKMEENETPEDCLKREIQEELNIDIKVKEYLCSSFFDYNHISIELMAYTCEWQSGKLKNNEHQALSWLNPEELRGLDMAPADWPIVEFILKS is encoded by the coding sequence ATGTCTGAACGAAAAAAAGTTACAGCAGCCGTGATCTTCAAAAACGGAAAAGTTTTAGTAGCGCAACGTAGTCCTGAAAGCTCTCTCCCAAACAAGTGGGAATTTCCAGGCGGCAAAATGGAAGAAAATGAAACTCCGGAAGATTGCCTTAAAAGAGAAATTCAGGAAGAGCTCAATATTGACATTAAAGTCAAAGAATACCTCTGCTCATCGTTTTTTGATTACAACCATATTTCTATAGAACTCATGGCCTATACGTGTGAATGGCAGTCTGGCAAACTTAAAAATAATGAACACCAGGCCCTGTCGTGGCTCAATCCAGAAGAGTTAAGGGGACTTGACATGGCCCCCGCAGATTGGCCCATAGTGGAATTTATTTTAAAGTCGTAA
- a CDS encoding peptidylprolyl isomerase encodes MRSLRENMRWIMFGFVVIFVLSIFGMYGFSGRQRAPKGEGVQDYAVAEIDGKKVMRSTLEANVMNYVERNNVKDVSSNDLMAIRQAVLDGMIIETELAKAVESRGVKASDQEIDDVIKQISNQFPTIEAFQKHLSDNDIKMDALRANIGTQLSQQKVVEQAASTVVVTPEEVQEFYDKGKDAFFSRPAGRKVVYARFSNKEAADKIYEELKKDGSKWDALLEEVTSEDKKESIGYEAPVFVPESGMQDKFETLKDLSVGQVAPPIEITSNDIMVVLNKEVLEASTVSFDEVSNDIKALLTNQKNEEAQMKFVSELKENAKVVILDESIFPKPVEETQEAENTTQPVADEQKEEKKD; translated from the coding sequence ATGCGTTCATTAAGGGAAAATATGCGTTGGATCATGTTTGGTTTTGTCGTTATTTTTGTGCTCTCAATTTTTGGGATGTATGGCTTCAGCGGGCGGCAGCGAGCTCCAAAGGGAGAAGGGGTACAAGATTACGCAGTTGCTGAGATAGACGGCAAAAAAGTTATGCGTTCAACCTTAGAAGCAAACGTAATGAACTATGTAGAGAGAAACAATGTAAAAGACGTTTCATCCAATGATTTGATGGCGATCCGTCAGGCTGTTCTTGACGGCATGATCATAGAAACAGAGCTGGCCAAAGCTGTTGAAAGCAGGGGAGTTAAAGCTTCTGATCAGGAAATTGACGATGTTATCAAGCAGATAAGCAACCAGTTTCCTACAATAGAGGCCTTCCAGAAGCATCTCTCCGACAATGACATCAAGATGGATGCCTTGAGAGCCAATATAGGCACCCAGCTTTCTCAACAGAAGGTTGTTGAGCAGGCTGCGAGCACAGTTGTGGTGACCCCTGAAGAAGTTCAGGAATTCTACGACAAAGGCAAGGATGCTTTCTTTAGCCGGCCGGCAGGGCGAAAGGTTGTTTATGCCCGTTTCAGCAATAAAGAAGCGGCAGACAAAATCTACGAAGAGCTAAAAAAAGACGGCTCCAAGTGGGATGCCCTGCTGGAAGAGGTAACTTCAGAAGACAAGAAAGAAAGCATTGGCTATGAAGCTCCAGTCTTTGTTCCTGAGTCAGGCATGCAGGATAAATTCGAAACGCTGAAAGACCTCTCTGTTGGCCAGGTAGCTCCTCCCATCGAGATTACGAGCAACGACATAATGGTTGTTCTCAATAAAGAAGTTCTTGAAGCGAGCACTGTTTCCTTTGATGAAGTCAGCAACGATATCAAAGCTCTGCTGACGAATCAGAAGAACGAAGAAGCCCAGATGAAATTTGTCAGCGAACTTAAAGAAAATGCGAAAGTTGTTATTCTGGATGAATCTATTTTCCCAAAACCAGTAGAAGAAACACAAGAAGCGGAAAACACAACTCAGCCAGTCGCAGATGAGCAGAAAGAAGAGAAAAAAGACTAA
- the polA gene encoding DNA polymerase I: protein MNTLKDKTVLLVDGHALAFRAFYALPELTAPDGTPTNAILGFINMMFKTIDDCHPDMTAVVFDAPGATFRHEIYPEYKMGRRPTPEEYKVQVPLLQQVVRAMGIKVVVKEGVEADDVIASAVCGAARLGVKVIALTSDKDILQVLQPGVRIIRPIKGVSTFTEYNEASFEEEWGFPPTVMPDYLALLGDAVDNIPGVPGVGEKTAKKLLSQYVSLEDIYDHLDELKPGLQKKFIEAKETAFKSRELIRLKCDLPLTVEEFTQTEVNFESFEELCRRLGLHKILERVRKSGEYETTKEEVQLEIGEAVEGNLAEILHEKELAFYCLPEGFYPMKLEKARIALRAQSGSYWHGVVNAHAAPASLLEWLKTGNVITSDYKMMQGFFKEDAPLSDRVWDAQIAHYLLHPDAKSHGPESWAAESIADPVEIAGQLWRVKNDLSSNIAQYQGLDKLMRDVEIPLIPVLWRMETWGIGLNRESFNGLDSDLEIRIVEIEDTIAEKGGERINLNSPKQVAWLLFEKLNMPPIKETKTGYSTDVTVLEELVKMGLPEKEVPELILEHRELSKMRSGFVHPLVSAADENTDLIHGTFESTSTGTGRLSSRDPNLQNLPAFGQWSTRLKEGLVPHKDGNIFVAADYSQVELRVLAHLCDEKRLKEAFEARRDIHTETASWIFNVNPQMVTPELRRFAKVVNFGLLYGMSSFGLASRLGIGQQEAGDIINRYFRALPKVRDYIEKSYQDARKRGYAVTDFGRIRPLDEVSVNPRDRGALKRIAVNTPIQGTAADIARMAMIKFYKHFEKRQNVHLVLQIHDSLVCECAAEEKEAVVKDLTDIMESAATLSVPLKVEATWGHSLAEV, encoded by the coding sequence TTGAATACCCTGAAAGATAAAACGGTACTTCTTGTAGACGGCCATGCCCTTGCCTTTCGTGCCTTTTATGCATTGCCTGAACTGACGGCGCCAGATGGAACGCCAACAAACGCGATCCTTGGCTTTATCAACATGATGTTCAAAACTATAGATGACTGCCACCCTGACATGACAGCCGTTGTTTTCGACGCTCCAGGAGCTACGTTCAGGCACGAGATCTACCCGGAATATAAAATGGGACGTCGCCCTACACCTGAAGAGTACAAGGTGCAAGTTCCCTTGCTGCAGCAAGTGGTACGGGCTATGGGCATTAAAGTAGTGGTGAAAGAAGGGGTAGAGGCTGACGATGTCATCGCCTCGGCGGTGTGCGGCGCCGCAAGGCTTGGTGTAAAGGTTATCGCTCTTACTTCAGATAAGGATATTCTTCAGGTGCTTCAGCCTGGAGTTCGAATCATCCGCCCCATAAAAGGGGTCTCGACTTTTACGGAATACAATGAGGCCTCCTTTGAAGAGGAATGGGGTTTCCCTCCCACTGTCATGCCAGACTACTTAGCCCTTCTAGGTGACGCAGTGGATAATATACCGGGAGTTCCGGGAGTGGGAGAAAAAACAGCAAAAAAACTACTCTCACAATACGTATCACTCGAAGATATTTATGACCACCTTGATGAACTAAAGCCAGGGCTGCAAAAAAAGTTTATAGAAGCGAAGGAAACGGCGTTTAAAAGTCGCGAGCTGATACGTTTAAAGTGCGATCTCCCCTTAACTGTGGAAGAGTTCACGCAGACAGAAGTGAACTTTGAATCCTTTGAAGAGCTCTGCCGGCGTCTGGGCCTGCACAAGATTCTGGAGCGGGTTAGAAAATCGGGGGAATACGAAACAACGAAGGAAGAGGTTCAGCTTGAAATAGGCGAAGCAGTGGAGGGCAACCTGGCGGAAATCCTGCATGAAAAAGAATTGGCCTTTTACTGTCTTCCTGAGGGTTTTTACCCCATGAAGCTGGAAAAGGCCCGTATTGCCCTGCGGGCCCAGAGCGGAAGCTACTGGCATGGCGTCGTAAATGCTCATGCCGCACCAGCTTCCCTTCTTGAGTGGCTAAAGACAGGTAATGTCATAACTTCTGATTATAAAATGATGCAGGGTTTTTTTAAAGAAGACGCTCCTTTAAGTGACCGTGTGTGGGATGCCCAAATCGCCCACTATTTACTGCACCCCGACGCAAAATCCCACGGTCCAGAAAGCTGGGCCGCAGAAAGCATAGCGGATCCAGTGGAAATCGCAGGGCAGCTCTGGAGAGTAAAAAATGACTTAAGCAGCAATATCGCTCAGTATCAAGGCCTGGATAAGCTCATGCGAGATGTTGAGATCCCACTTATTCCAGTGTTATGGCGTATGGAAACGTGGGGGATAGGCCTTAATAGAGAATCCTTCAATGGTCTGGATTCAGACCTTGAAATAAGAATTGTTGAAATAGAAGATACCATAGCAGAAAAGGGCGGAGAACGGATAAATCTCAACTCGCCGAAACAGGTGGCCTGGCTTCTTTTTGAAAAATTGAACATGCCGCCTATAAAAGAAACAAAAACAGGGTACTCCACCGACGTTACCGTTCTTGAAGAACTTGTTAAAATGGGGCTCCCCGAGAAAGAAGTGCCGGAACTTATACTTGAACACCGCGAGCTTTCTAAAATGCGATCTGGCTTTGTTCATCCCCTTGTGAGTGCCGCTGATGAAAATACAGACCTGATCCACGGTACTTTCGAATCCACTTCTACCGGAACAGGACGCCTGAGCAGCCGAGACCCCAACCTGCAGAACCTGCCAGCCTTTGGACAATGGTCCACCCGTCTTAAAGAGGGGCTCGTTCCTCATAAGGACGGAAACATATTTGTAGCCGCAGACTATTCTCAGGTGGAACTTCGAGTTTTAGCCCATCTCTGTGATGAGAAACGTTTAAAAGAAGCCTTTGAAGCACGGCGTGATATCCATACAGAAACAGCATCCTGGATCTTTAATGTAAATCCCCAGATGGTAACGCCGGAACTTCGCCGTTTCGCGAAAGTTGTAAACTTCGGCCTTCTTTATGGCATGAGTTCTTTTGGCCTGGCAAGCCGCCTAGGCATCGGACAGCAAGAGGCAGGAGATATTATTAACAGGTACTTTAGGGCCCTCCCGAAGGTTCGGGATTATATTGAAAAAAGCTATCAGGACGCCAGGAAACGTGGTTATGCTGTTACAGACTTCGGCAGAATCCGTCCGCTGGATGAAGTTTCTGTGAACCCGCGGGATCGAGGAGCCTTGAAACGTATCGCAGTAAACACCCCTATTCAGGGAACAGCTGCTGATATTGCCAGAATGGCCATGATCAAATTTTATAAGCATTTTGAGAAACGGCAGAATGTTCATCTTGTTTTGCAAATTCACGACTCTCTCGTTTGTGAGTGTGCAGCAGAAGAAAAAGAAGCTGTCGTAAAAGATTTGACAGACATTATGGAATCAGCGGCCACGCTATCTGTACCCCTTAAAGTAGAAGCAACCTGGGGGCATTCTCTGGCAGAAGTCTAG